In Melitaea cinxia chromosome Z, ilMelCinx1.1, whole genome shotgun sequence, a single window of DNA contains:
- the LOC123668520 gene encoding very low-density lipoprotein receptor-like yields MEPYQSQYSNRDSAEFQNFSKSLAEAVNLVFRDLPGTHRASLVRIQSRPTDEFSCKVTLDIVTTGTEDTDRIAKILRDYIRNKRTLGTAAVNDEDFTSAVIDPGFNSPSDACFVDEIRCADDGRCLPASMRCNGNNDCSDGSDEVDCPFDEKLDNTDDQNQVDENIDNENINNVDQDNDDQTDDQNNEDDSLIVPFFTTTTYKPVEAPVSERRESYQPSESPSGVIPDDSLIIGETTETATDNPDEDQRQDTNCPAGELRCDETRCISSSARCNGFQECDDGSDEEGCPGCRVFPEKDIGV; encoded by the exons ATGGAACCTTACCAGTCGCAGTACTCCAACAGAGACTCGGCCGAGTTCCAAAATTTCTCCAAGTCTCTGGCGGAGGCTGTCAACTTAGTGTTCAGAGATCTGCCAGGAACACATAGAGCCAGTCTCGTGAGAATACA ATCACGGCCCACTGACGAATTCTCTTGCAAGGTCACTCTAGACATAGTAACGACAGGTACTGAAGATACAGACAGAATTGCAAAAATATTACGAGATTACATCAGAAATAAACGAACCCTGGGAACTGCGGCTGTCAATGACGAGGACTTCACCTCGGCTGTTATTGATCCAG GATTTAACAGTCCGTCGGATGCGTGTTTCGTTGATGAGATCAGATGCGCCGATGACGGTAGATGTCTGCCTGCTTCTATGCGCTGCAATGGAAATAACGACTGCTCTGATGGTTCCGATGAAGTTGACTGCCCCTtcg ACGAAAAACTTGATAATACTGATGATCAGAATCAAGTAGATGAAAACAtagataatgaaaatataaataacgttGATCAGGATAATGACGATCAGACTGATGATCAGAATAATGAAGATGACAGTTTAATAGTACCGTTTTTCACAACCACTACGTACAAACCAGTAGAGGCACCCGTAAGTGAACGACGTGAAAGCTACCAGCCTAGTGAATCGCCATCTG GTGTGATCCCAGATGATTCACTTATAATCGGCGAAACAACAGAAACAGCAACGGACAATCCTGATGAAGATCAGCGACAAGATACTA ACTGCCCTGCTGGTGAGCTACGCTGCGATGAGACGAGGTGTATCAGTAGCAGTGCTCGTTGTAATGGATTCCAGGAATGCGATGACGGTTCTGACGAAGAAGGCTGTCCTG GATGTCGAGTGTTCCCTGAGAAAGATATTGGagtatag